The Rhizobium rhododendri nucleotide sequence CGACGAGCCGAAAGTCGATCCGGCCGGACCCGATGCCAACGCCGAGCGCATCATGAAATATACGGCGATGCACGCAATGACGAATTCGATCAACAGGCGCTTGCGGCCGGAGAAGCCCTTGTCGCTCTGCTTGGTGACCTTGAGATAGTCGTCGTAGAAGCCGATGGCGCCGAAGCCGAGCGTTACCAGGAGAACCGCAACCACATAGACGCTGGAAAGGTCGGCCCACAACAGGCAGGAGCCGACGACACCGGCGATAATCATCAGCCCGCCCATCGTCGGCGTGCCGGCTTTCTTGAAATGCGTCTGCGGTCCATCGGCACGGATCGGCTGCCCCTTGCCCTGGCGAAGGCGAAGAGATGCAATGATTCTCGGTCCGAACAGGAAGACGATCAGTGCCGAGGTGAACAGGGCGCCGCCGGTGCGAAACGTGATGTATCTGAACAGATTGAAGAATTTCACATGTTCAGAGAGGTCGACGAGCCAGATCAGCATCCAGGGCCCTTTCTAGGGTCAAAATTCAATTAGGTTTGCGGCTTCGTGTCGGAAACTGCAGGAAATTTGTCAAGCAAAGCCGCCACGATCTTGCCGAACCCGATGCCGAGCGACGACTTGATCATCAGCACATCGCCGGGCGCAACCGAGGAAAGAACGAAGGCGGTGAGCTCTTCCGTCGTCTCGCGATATTCGACCTGCACTGTTTCAGGCAGCGCCTCTTTCAGGGCTAGCATCTCCGGTCCGGAGAGCCAGGCGTGTTCGATCCCCGCAGCAATCAGCGGACCCGCCAGATCGGCATGCACCCTACGCGCATGTTCGCCCATCTCGAGCATGTCGCCAAGGACGGCGATGCGGCGTCCGCGATCATCACCGGCACCCGTTGCCAGCAGCGCCATTGCCGCGCGCATGGAGGCGGGGTTGGCATTGTAGCTTTCGTCGATGACGGTGAACGTGCCCGCCCTGATCGCAAGCCTGTGGCGTTTGCCGCGGCCCTTTTCCGGCTGCAGCGTCGCCAGCGCCTCGATAGCCCTGTCGAGGTCGCCGCCGACCAGCGTCACGGCGCCAAGCACGGCGAGAGCATTCTCGGCGATGTGGCGCCCGGGTGCACCGATTGCGATCTCGAACGTCTCGCTGCCGAGCGTCAGCCAAAGGGCAGATTTCTCGTCGGAACCGTTGAATTCTGCCAGCCGGAAGTCGGCCTTGGCATGCTGGCCGAAGCTGTAGATCCGCGTAATGCCGAGCGCCTGCGCCTGGCGCTCGAGGAACGAGAACTGGTCGCTGTCGCGGTTGAGGATGATGTCTCCGTCGGGCTCTAGGCCCTCGAAGATCTCCGACTTGGCGGCCGCAATTTCCTTGATGCTCTTGAAGTTGCCGAGATGGGCGGCGGCCACCGTCGTGATGATCGCCACATGCGGGCGGACCATCTTCACCAGCGGCCTGATTTCGTCCGGATGGTTCATCCCGATCTCGAAGACGCCGAAGTCGGTATCGATT carries:
- a CDS encoding UDP-N-acetylmuramoylalanyl-D-glutamyl-2,6-diaminopimelate--D-alanyl-D-alanine ligase — translated: MSWLWTSEDLIDIMHGRPVGSLPAGITGISIDSRSIGPGEAFFAIKGDRVDGHDFASMAMANGASLLVVSEARLPALGRLTVPMIVVEDVLAALTTLGIAGRHRSRAKIIGVTGSVGKTTTKEMLRHVLSPSGKVHASVASYNNHWGVPLTLARMPIDTDFGVFEIGMNHPDEIRPLVKMVRPHVAIITTVAAAHLGNFKSIKEIAAAKSEIFEGLEPDGDIILNRDSDQFSFLERQAQALGITRIYSFGQHAKADFRLAEFNGSDEKSALWLTLGSETFEIAIGAPGRHIAENALAVLGAVTLVGGDLDRAIEALATLQPEKGRGKRHRLAIRAGTFTVIDESYNANPASMRAAMALLATGAGDDRGRRIAVLGDMLEMGEHARRVHADLAGPLIAAGIEHAWLSGPEMLALKEALPETVQVEYRETTEELTAFVLSSVAPGDVLMIKSSLGIGFGKIVAALLDKFPAVSDTKPQT